A segment of the Bacillota bacterium genome:
GCAAACAGAGCGTAAATAGGCATCTCGGCTGCGCAAGCGTGCATGTTGATAGTGGCGGCCGGTGGGGTGATCAAATTGACAATATCCTCCGGAACGCCGGCCCGTTTTTTGGTGCAGTCCATGGTTACAGGGATGGTGGCACTGCTGCTTTGGGTGGAGAAAGCCATGACCATGGCTGGGAAGATGTTCCGATAGTGATTGATGGGATTTACCCCGGCCATGAGTTTTAAGATGATCGGATAGAAAACAATAAGCACAGTAGCATAGGCCACATACTGGGTGATCAGCATCTTGCCGATGCCTTTGAGGGCAATGGCACCTACAGTGCCGGTAACGTTGGCCATGAGAGCGAAGACACCGTAGGGAGCCACCTGCATGACTATACCCACCATCCGGCTCATGAGCTTATCGCCGGCGGTGAAGAGCTCGATAATCTGTTTGCCGGCCTTGGTTTCCGCCAATAGGGCGGCGGTTATACCGGCGAACATGGCAAAAACGATCACCTGAATAATATTAAAATCAGCAAAGGACCGGAACACGTTATCCGGAATCCATTTGATAACACTATCCAACAGGTCGACATCCACATCCATCTTTTCGGTCAGGGGCAAATGAATCCCTACCCCAGGTTTGATGATCAGCGCCCAGACCACACCGGTAGCTGCAGCCAGAAGCGAAGAAATGGCCCAGTAGCCGGTGAAGATGGCCCCGACTCTTTTCAGCCGATTCAAGTCCGCAATACTGGCTACACCGCTGGTGACCGAGAAGAAAATAAGCGGTAGAATGGTCATCCGTAGCAAACGGATGAACACTGTTCCCACGGGAGCAATCACCGCAATGGAAGGACCGACAATAAAACCGACAATAGCGCCGAGAACCATACCGATAAGGATTTTCGGAGCCAAACCCAGTTTTCGCATCCGGTTTTCCTCCCTTCTCAAGTGGTTGCACCTGGTTCACAATTCTACTCCCACTGCCGGTAATCCGCTGGATTATTTCGGCTGCCTCTCACCTCCCCACTTAACTTTATGGCACAATTCACCCAATTGAGATGGTAAGTAAATAGATAATTCGCCATCCATATAAGGAGTCCTTCTATAAAGTATTAGATAAACTAAACAAATATTCAACCGGTCAAGCGCCTCTGGAGAAAAGAAAAACCCGGCCTACACCGGGTTTTTTCATGACTAACCATTACGAGCCAGACAGTAGATAATGCCAATTGTACCGGAGCCCACATGCAAGCCCACCACCGGACCGACGGCGACAATGGGTGCAGCCAGGCCGTACCGATCTAAAATAGTCTGAGCTACTTCTTTGGCTTGGTTCAGATTGTTGATATGCTGAACAATTACCGCTTGCAGGCCGTGGGCTTTGGAGTCCGCTTCTAAGATGCCCAGCATGTGCTGCACAGCGGCCCGCATGCTTCTAACCTTCTTGGCCACGGCGGTAAGGCCGTTGGCATAGTATAAGATGGGCTTCAGATCTAAAATAGAACCTACCAAAGCGGCGGCGCTGCCGATGCGCCCGCCTTTGCGCAGATACTCCAAAGTGGCGGGGATAAAGTAAAAGCGCATGCGTTCAACTGACTGTCTGGCAAGCTTTGTTATCTCAGCCAATGACTTTCCTGTTTGCGCTTCCTTGGCCGCCTCGATGACGGGATAGCCCAGAGCCATGGCTGTATTTAAGGAGTCGATAATCTCGATTTTAGCCTCCGGGCATTCTT
Coding sequences within it:
- a CDS encoding dicarboxylate/amino acid:cation symporter yields the protein MRKLGLAPKILIGMVLGAIVGFIVGPSIAVIAPVGTVFIRLLRMTILPLIFFSVTSGVASIADLNRLKRVGAIFTGYWAISSLLAAATGVVWALIIKPGVGIHLPLTEKMDVDVDLLDSVIKWIPDNVFRSFADFNIIQVIVFAMFAGITAALLAETKAGKQIIELFTAGDKLMSRMVGIVMQVAPYGVFALMANVTGTVGAIALKGIGKMLITQYVAYATVLIVFYPIILKLMAGVNPINHYRNIFPAMVMAFSTQSSSATIPVTMDCTKKRAGVPEDIVNLITPPAATINMHACAAEMPIYALFA
- a CDS encoding DegV family protein; this encodes MAVKLVTDSTSDIHRQTQRELDITVIPLTVHFPDESFVESEVPLDYFYDKLDRSPVIPTSSQPSQGEIQAVFGRLLAAGHDILAIFLSSRISGTYETALGAKEAILKECPEAKIEIIDSLNTAMALGYPVIEAAKEAQTGKSLAEITKLARQSVERMRFYFIPATLEYLRKGGRIGSAAALVGSILDLKPILYYANGLTAVAKKVRSMRAAVQHMLGILEADSKAHGLQAVIVQHINNLNQAKEVAQTILDRYGLAAPIVAVGPVVGLHVGSGTIGIIYCLARNG